One genomic segment of Mytilus trossulus isolate FHL-02 chromosome 4, PNRI_Mtr1.1.1.hap1, whole genome shotgun sequence includes these proteins:
- the LOC134715550 gene encoding lachesin-like, translating to MDMIVVRVVITLLFTVCHTWAQPRLNTVSTTITQTSGYSAVLNCQVYELGDAKVIWLGPSGMPLTLGRRRITTDKRISLEQPYSVDWNLHIRHVKPSDAGEYICKVDTSPPQTKRVNLKIKVAPTINHALSTKNPLSVAEGENVTLFCKVSALPAASVMWFYYHPQRPNNKEQPNFPASVTGETVTIHEISKEQAGIYECLAFNGVPPTAVKNITVNVEFKPIVSSTNKKIQQLRGKDIYLDCNIKAYPPEIAIWKKGNMEIKEGERDWKYNPTLFKNSDSEFILSLQIYSLEADDFGNYTCVASNQHGTTSGQVLVEELVIKPSTTTSTTTTTSTTIVTTQTSTSTIPMTSSVSNKTLSSIRTTPNQIKTTTTQKGVIIDDGDSSKGDKDPGYNVLTTPAVYPISPAEQDPGNRGNCLTWKLSGLAALVLSLIIM from the exons ATGGATATGATTGTGGTCCGTGTAGTGATTACTTTACTTTTTACAG TATGTCATACATGGGCACAACCTCGTCTAAACACTGTTTCGACCACCATTACACAAACATCCGGGTATTCAGCTGTTCTCAATTGCCAGGTCTACGAATTGGGCGATGCAAAG GTTATATGGCTTGGTCCATCGGGAATGCCGTTAACGTTAGGCCGAAGGCGAATTACGACGGATAAGAGGATTTCTTTGGAACAACCATATAGTGTTGATTGGAATTTACATATACGCCATGTCAAGCCGAGCGATGCTGGCGAGTACATATGCAAAGTAGATACATCGCCTCCGCAAACAAAAAGAGTCAACCTGAAAATTAAGG TTGCACCTACAATTAACCATGCACTTTCAACAAAGAATCCCCTTTCGGTAGCAGAAGGAGAAAATGTTACACTTTTCTGCAAAGTATCAGCATTACCTGCCGCAAGTGTCATGTGGTTTTATTATCACCCTCAAAGACCGAATAATAAAGAGC aGCCTAATTTTCCTGCCTCTGTTACTGGAGAAACAGTAACAATCCACGAAATATCTAAAGAACAAGCTGGTATTTATGAATGTCTTGCATTCAATGGTGTTCCTCCAACAGCAGTCAAAAACATTACAGTTAATGTTGAAT ttAAGCCGATAGTATCttcaaccaataaaaaaattcaacaattaAGAGGTAAAGATATTTATCTGGATTGTAATATCAAGGCATATCCGCCTGAAATAGCAATATGGAAAAAGGGAAATATGGAGATAAAAGAAGGAGAAAGAGATTGGAAATACAATCCAACGTTATTCAAAAACAGTGACTCAGAATTCATTTTAAGTTTACAAATATATTCGTTAGAAGCAGATGATTTCGGAAATTATACATGTGTAGCCAGCAATCAACACGGAACAACTTCTGGACAAGTTTTAGTTGAAG aATTGGTAATTAAGCCGTCAACAACCACTTCAACTACCACTACAACGAGTACTACAATTGTCACCACCCAAACATCAACATCAACGATACCAATGACATCATCAGTTTCAAATAAGACATTATCGTCTATTCGGACAACACCAAACCAAATTAAAACCACTACAACACAGAAAGGTGTGATTATCGATGATGGCGATTCTTCGAAGGGCGATAAAGATCCCGGATATAATGTGCTTACAACACCGGCTGTTTATCCAATTTCTCCTGCAGAACAAg ATCCAGGAAACAGAGGAAATTGTTTAACTTGGAAATTGTCGGGACTTGCAGCTCTAGTGTTATCCCTAATCATAATGTGA